One segment of Lutra lutra chromosome 12, mLutLut1.2, whole genome shotgun sequence DNA contains the following:
- the LOC125082581 gene encoding putative uncharacterized protein encoded by MAPKAPK5-AS1 has protein sequence MAFSMSLSSDMLRGASTAGSGGDCAAARSHRSRGSTGLGVRAPGPRGDGQQPLPGTGGGEGPGAGSASVGGSRLAAAAPGDKPLCWAPRGRLPASSPAGEASSRGRARRGGPPSGARCRGLAGPSIRPGLARS, from the coding sequence ATGGCTTTCTCCATGTCGCTCTCCTCGGACATGCTCCGTGGGGCCTCTACGGCCGGGAGCGGCGGAGACTGCGCAGCTGCCCGGTCCCACCGTAGCCGAGGGAGCACGGGGCTCGGCGTTCGGGCCCCTGGGCCTCGGGGAGACGGGCAGCAGCCGCTCCCAGGGACCGGCGGGGGTGAGGGCCCCGGCGCCGGTTCCGCTTCGGTGGGCGGCTCTAGGCTGGCGGCGGCGGCCCCCGGGGACAAGCCTTTGTGCTGGGCCCCGCGCGGCCGCCTCCCGGCTTCATCCCCGGCCGGGGAGGCAAGCTCCCGGGGCAGGGCGAGGCGGGGAGGGCCCCCGTCCGGGGCGCGATGCAGAGGCCTCGCGGGGCCGTCGATTAGGCCTGGGCTCGCCAGGTCCTAA